In one window of Bos taurus isolate L1 Dominette 01449 registration number 42190680 breed Hereford chromosome 4, ARS-UCD2.0, whole genome shotgun sequence DNA:
- the LOC615026 gene encoding serine protease 1: MKTFIFLALLGAAVAFPVDDDDKIVGGYTCGANTVPYQVSLNSGYHFCGGSLINSQWVVSAAHCYKSGIQVRLGEDNINVVEGNEQFISASKSIVHPSYNSNTLNNDIMLIKLKSAASLNSRVASISLPTSCASAGTQCLISGWGNTKSSGTSYPDVLKCLKAPILSDSSCKSAYPGQITSNMFCAGYLEGGKDSCQGDSGGPVVCSGKLQGIVSWGSGCAQKNKPGVYTKVCNYVSWIKQTIASN; this comes from the exons ATGAAGACCTTCATCTTTCTAGCTCTCCTGGGAGCTGCTG TTGCTTTCCCTGTGGACGATGATGACAAGATCGTGGGCGGCTACACCTGTGGGGCAAATACTGTCCCCTACCAAGTGTCCCTGAACTCTGGCTACCACTTCTGCGGGGGCTCCCTCATCAACAGCCAGTGGGTGGTGTCTGCGGCTCACTGCTACAAGTC CGGAATCCAAGTGCGTCTGGGAGAAGACAACATTAATGTCGTTGAGGGCAATGAGCAATTCATCAGCGCATCCAAGAGCATCGTCCATCCCAGCTACAACTCAAACACCTTAAACAACGACATCATGCTGATTAAACTGAAATCAGCTGCCAGTCTCAACAGCCGAGTAGCCTCTATCTCTCTGCCAACATCCTGTGCCTCTGCTGGCACCCAGTGTCTCATCTCTGGCTGGGGCAACACCAAAAGCAGTGGCA CCAGCTACCCTGATGTCCTGAAGTGTCTGAAGGCTCCCATCCTATCAGACAGCTCTTGCAAAAGTGCCTACCCAGGCCAGATCACCAGCAACATGTTCTGTGCGGGCTACCTGGAGGGCGGAAAGGACTCCTGCCAG GGTGACTCCGGTGGCCCTGTGGTCTGCAGTGGAAAGCTCCAGGGCATTGTCTCCTGGGGCTCTGGCTGCGCTCAGAAAAACAAGCCTGGTGTCTACACCAAGGTCTGCAACTACGTGAGCTGGATTAAGCAGACCATCGCCTCCAACTAa